Genomic DNA from Paenibacillus donghaensis:
TCCAACGAGTGGGCTAGATTATGTTGGAATCTGCATTGTGATAGTGTTAGCCACAGCACTTTCTGCCGGACTGATTAAAAGTGTTAGTACCAACGGTTGGGCGGATGAAAAGATAAAAAGTGACTCGATACAGATTACGGATGACAAAAAGTATGAATATCGAATAGAATTAATTAATTTATTCCAAAGAAACAGTCATGCAAGACTCTATCTAAAAGATGTTGGTACAGAAGTTGAAACCTACATTCCGATGGAGATTCAGACGCGCAAGATTGTGGTACTTAGGGAGAGTCAAGTTAATCATTGGGTAGAACTCGAGGCAATAGATAATGCATCTCATTATATTCTGTATACGACAAAAGATCTTGGCATCCCTGAGGAAAAATTCAAGATCGACATTACAGCAGGAACATCAAGTAGAGTGAATTAAAGCAAAATTATTCTAACCACAGGTGAATCCTTCTGCTTGTGGTTCTTTTCTTTTCGCACCACCGCGGTGGCAGAATAGCCCCACCCAGTGCCGAATGAGCTGAATCGGTTCTTATAACTAGACCAAAATGTCGTATTCCCACGATAACTATTTCCCCAAATTAAGTGTGCGCACAAGAAAAACTCTAATATTATCCCCATTTATCAAAAGCCAAATGATCAGCCTATGCACACGGGTATCGTTTTACCATCAGAAAGAGATAATGAACTTGCCGAGTTTGTGCCTTATAAAAGTTATCTGTTTATTGAGTTTGGTGATCAACTCGTAAAAATTGAAGCAATTGAGTAGTATTCTAAAATTTCAATTGCATTAACCCCAACCTTTATTGTAAGGGTAGTGGTGAAAGATGTTATTATCGATCCTAAAGCAAGAAATATACGTTCTGGTACTTATGATGCACTATTAAATAAGATGGGGGAATAAGATGCACACTCATTTTTGGAGGATTACAAAGTATAACCCAGCTAACCGTATTAATGGTGTTTATGAAAAAAAAGAATGGACTTCAATAAGCGATACTGGAAATTTATATCCAACTGGAGAGTTTTTGATTGAGCATTATCTTCAAACTGAATTATTATATATAGAGGCTATAATATCTATATTAAAGGAGAATAATACAAACTTACTTCAAGTTAGAGACCTTGAAAAACATGATTTAAATTTATTAGACGAAAAATTTCATTACATTTATTCTGACGAAACAAAAAGCCTTTATAGTAATGTAAAGAATAATGACTATAT
This window encodes:
- a CDS encoding copper transporter family protein, which codes for MQLWLRILLLVIVVLSVSSFVWFLLGSTAYFQRGMDIIGTTNLWGGGIPVLLFAVLFTVLLIKGWAPTSGLDYVGICIVIVLATALSAGLIKSVSTNGWADEKIKSDSIQITDDKKYEYRIELINLFQRNSHARLYLKDVGTEVETYIPMEIQTRKIVVLRESQVNHWVELEAIDNASHYILYTTKDLGIPEEKFKIDITAGTSSRVN